In Proteiniborus ethanoligenes, one DNA window encodes the following:
- a CDS encoding diguanylate cyclase, whose product MYKVRYGTKEIIRIVLNHENKIQYSNINNGEAYNYLKKLHILDRLSKNSYVQYNYGKHWVTINKIIIANQKYYVITIDSSNYKCNRCSKVLVDSVTGLYNRNYWKQINNGSIYHHPYSKKDFSLIFIDIDNLKEINDSFGHLIGDKAIEIVGQAIKNSIRKEDLGIRYGGDEFIILLFNQHKKAAKRVTERIRREIHKLAVEQGLNIQISAGIACTDCLVDLEDMTKMADKNLYREKKTKKEQKEQNNKVNNLAKEIREIRDELNRKIDGKSKIFTGTEILELSQKLDKLIVNYLEKE is encoded by the coding sequence ATGTATAAGGTAAGATATGGAACTAAGGAGATAATTCGAATCGTTTTGAATCATGAAAATAAGATTCAGTACAGCAACATTAATAATGGAGAAGCCTATAATTACCTCAAAAAATTGCATATTTTAGATAGGCTATCTAAAAATTCATATGTTCAATATAATTATGGCAAGCATTGGGTGACCATTAATAAAATTATTATTGCCAACCAAAAGTATTATGTAATTACCATTGATTCAAGTAACTATAAATGCAATAGATGCAGTAAAGTATTAGTAGATTCAGTTACAGGATTATACAACAGAAACTATTGGAAACAGATTAACAATGGCTCGATATATCATCATCCTTATAGCAAAAAAGATTTCTCTCTAATATTCATCGATATAGATAACTTAAAAGAAATTAATGATTCTTTTGGACATTTAATAGGTGATAAGGCAATTGAAATAGTAGGACAGGCGATTAAAAATAGTATAAGAAAAGAGGATTTAGGGATAAGGTATGGGGGCGACGAATTCATTATTTTACTTTTTAATCAGCATAAAAAGGCAGCGAAAAGAGTAACAGAGAGAATTAGGAGAGAGATTCATAAACTAGCAGTAGAACAAGGGCTGAATATTCAAATCAGTGCGGGAATAGCCTGCACTGATTGTTTAGTAGATTTGGAGGATATGACAAAAATGGCAGATAAAAATTTATATAGAGAAAAGAAAACGAAGAAAGAACAAAAAGAACAGAATAATAAAGTTAATAATTTAGCAAAGGAGATTAGAGAAATAAGAGATGAACTAAACAGAAAAATTGATGGAAAGAGCAAAATATTTACTGGTACAGAGATATTAGAACTAAGTCAGAAGTTAGATAAACTTATTGTAAATTATTTAGAAAAGGAGTAA
- a CDS encoding helix-turn-helix domain-containing protein, whose translation MKLILDSEERNIAGSRIKIARLKNNMTQQELSVKLETLAVYVDRASISKLEQKKRIITDIELVALSQVLNVSVSWLLGQDK comes from the coding sequence ATGAAATTAATATTAGATTCCGAAGAGCGCAATATTGCGGGCTCTAGAATTAAAATTGCAAGGTTAAAAAATAATATGACACAGCAGGAACTGTCAGTAAAACTTGAGACATTGGCAGTCTATGTGGATAGAGCAAGTATTTCAAAACTCGAACAGAAGAAAAGGATTATAACCGATATCGAACTAGTAGCCTTATCTCAAGTATTAAATGTAAGTGTCAGTTGGCTCTTAGGGCAAGATAAATAA